One Roseomonas sp. OT10 DNA window includes the following coding sequences:
- the aceF gene encoding dihydrolipoyllysine-residue acetyltransferase: MPEMSQITVPDIGDFKDVPIIEVHVSPGDTVQVDDTLITLESDKATMEVPASAGGKVAQVLVKVGDRVSQGTPLLVLEGGAPAAEAPVTPPPSVIAQQEPAPQDKAPVPAPAPVSTRAGGTSPDFSGVHASPAVRRLARELGVDLTALKGSGEKGRITPDDVKAFLRGPAPAAAAAAPAPAAGSGIPEIPAVDFSKFGAIESKPLARIKRLSGPHLHRSWLNIPHVTHNDEADITEIEKYRKELDAAGKEKGYRVTLLAFLIKASVSALRAFPEFNSSLSPEKDALIFKKYYNIGIAVDTPDGLVVPVIKDADRKGIVELSQEMGAISKKARDGKLGAADMSGGTFTISSLGGIGGTGFTPIVNAPEVAILGVVRSKMAPVWDGAAFQPRLMLPLCVSYDHRVIDGALAARFTRHLAHVLEDVRRLVL; this comes from the coding sequence GTGCCAGAGATGAGCCAGATCACGGTCCCCGACATCGGTGACTTCAAGGACGTGCCGATCATCGAGGTGCACGTCTCCCCCGGGGACACGGTCCAGGTGGACGACACGCTGATCACCCTGGAATCCGACAAGGCGACCATGGAGGTCCCGGCCAGTGCCGGCGGCAAGGTCGCGCAGGTGCTGGTCAAGGTCGGCGACCGGGTCAGCCAGGGCACGCCGCTGCTGGTGCTGGAGGGCGGCGCCCCCGCCGCCGAGGCGCCGGTGACCCCGCCCCCATCCGTCATCGCGCAGCAGGAGCCCGCGCCGCAGGACAAGGCCCCGGTTCCCGCCCCTGCCCCGGTCAGCACCCGCGCCGGCGGCACCTCGCCCGACTTCTCCGGCGTGCATGCCAGCCCCGCCGTCCGCCGCCTGGCGCGCGAATTGGGCGTGGACCTGACCGCGCTGAAGGGCAGCGGCGAGAAGGGCCGCATCACCCCGGACGACGTGAAGGCCTTTCTGCGCGGTCCCGCGCCGGCCGCCGCCGCGGCGGCTCCGGCCCCCGCCGCCGGCTCGGGCATCCCCGAGATCCCGGCCGTCGACTTCTCCAAGTTCGGCGCGATCGAGAGCAAGCCGCTGGCGCGCATCAAGCGCCTCTCCGGGCCCCACCTGCACCGGTCGTGGCTGAACATCCCGCACGTCACCCACAATGACGAGGCGGACATCACGGAGATCGAGAAGTACCGCAAGGAGCTGGACGCCGCGGGCAAGGAGAAGGGCTACCGCGTCACCCTGCTCGCCTTCCTCATCAAGGCCAGCGTCTCCGCGCTCCGCGCCTTCCCGGAGTTCAACAGCTCGCTGAGCCCGGAGAAGGACGCGCTGATCTTCAAGAAGTACTACAATATCGGCATCGCGGTGGACACGCCGGACGGGCTGGTCGTGCCCGTCATCAAGGATGCCGACCGCAAGGGCATCGTGGAGCTGAGCCAGGAGATGGGCGCCATCTCCAAGAAGGCGCGCGACGGCAAGCTGGGCGCGGCGGACATGTCCGGCGGCACCTTCACCATCTCCTCCCTGGGCGGCATCGGCGGCACGGGCTTCACCCCCATCGTGAACGCGCCGGAAGTCGCGATCCTGGGCGTGGTGCGCTCGAAGATGGCGCCGGTCTGGGATGGCGCGGCCTTCCAGCCGCGGCTGATGTTGCCGCTCTGCGTCTCCTACGACCACCGCGTGATCGACGGGGCGCTGGCCGCCCGCTTCACCCGCCACCTCGCCCATGTCCTCGAGGACGTGCGCCGGCTGGTGCTGTGA
- a CDS encoding ABC transporter substrate-binding protein: MTLPLPRRGLLPLAGLLAMPALGRAAGAVTVRDVVGREVTLPAPARRLLLGEGRFIQLLALLERQDPAGLVAAWMGEFQRTDPQGHAQFVARFPAAARIPVVGASAAETFSIERALDARPDLAILGLDGHGPGKAAEAVAQLERAGVPVVFIDFRQEPLENSARSIGLVGRLIGREAQAREYLDFVQGRMDRIRAALAAANPAQPAVLMEMRAGGGRECCGSPGRGNLGEFIAFAGGRNIGADIIPGALGQLNTEYVVAQQPAVYVATGGTGGGADGAPKLGAGVTEAEARAALRGTVARTGIAGLPAVREGRAHGLWHSFYNSPLNILALEAMARWFHPQIFADLDPGATLAAINARFLAVPLDGTYWVSLR, from the coding sequence TTGACCCTGCCTTTGCCCCGGCGCGGCCTGCTGCCGCTCGCCGGCCTCCTGGCCATGCCCGCCCTCGGCCGCGCCGCCGGGGCCGTGACCGTGCGCGACGTCGTCGGCCGCGAGGTGACGCTGCCCGCCCCGGCCAGGCGGCTGCTGCTGGGGGAGGGGCGCTTCATCCAGCTCCTCGCCCTGCTGGAGCGGCAGGACCCGGCCGGGCTGGTCGCCGCCTGGATGGGCGAGTTCCAGCGCACCGATCCCCAGGGCCATGCCCAGTTCGTCGCCCGCTTCCCGGCGGCGGCGCGGATCCCCGTGGTCGGCGCCTCGGCCGCCGAGACCTTCTCCATCGAGCGCGCGCTGGATGCGAGGCCGGACCTCGCCATCCTCGGCCTGGACGGGCACGGGCCGGGCAAGGCCGCCGAGGCGGTGGCGCAACTGGAGCGCGCGGGGGTGCCCGTCGTCTTCATCGACTTCCGCCAGGAGCCGCTGGAGAACTCCGCCCGCAGCATCGGCCTCGTGGGCCGGCTGATCGGGCGGGAGGCGCAGGCCCGGGAGTACCTGGATTTCGTCCAGGGCCGGATGGACCGGATCCGCGCCGCCCTGGCCGCCGCCAACCCCGCCCAACCCGCCGTGCTGATGGAGATGCGGGCGGGGGGCGGGCGGGAATGCTGCGGCTCTCCCGGCCGCGGCAACCTGGGCGAGTTCATCGCCTTCGCCGGCGGCCGCAACATCGGGGCTGACATCATCCCCGGCGCGCTGGGGCAGCTCAACACCGAATACGTCGTGGCGCAGCAGCCGGCGGTCTACGTCGCCACCGGCGGCACGGGCGGCGGCGCCGATGGTGCGCCGAAGCTGGGCGCCGGCGTCACCGAGGCGGAGGCGCGCGCGGCGCTGCGCGGCACGGTGGCGCGCACGGGCATCGCGGGACTTCCGGCGGTGCGGGAGGGCCGGGCCCACGGCCTGTGGCACAGCTTCTACAACAGCCCGCTGAACATCCTGGCGCTGGAGGCGATGGCGCGGTGGTTCCACCCGCAGATCTTCGCCGATCTCGACCCCGGCGCGACCCTGGCCGCCATCAACGCGCGCTTCCTGGCCGTGCCACTCGATGGGACCTACTGGGTGTCGCTGCGTTGA
- the aceE gene encoding pyruvate dehydrogenase (acetyl-transferring), homodimeric type, which yields MEQLRDIDPIETREWLDSLEGVIEVGGQLRATYLLDELMRRARQRGAPVPYSATTPYLNTIPTELEAKHPGDREIEHRIRSYIRWNALAIVLRANKESSELGGHIASFQSSATLYDVGFQHFWHAPSANHGGDLIYAQGHISPGIYARAFLEGRLSEAQLLNFRQETEGKGISSYPHPWLMPDFWQFPTVSMGLGPLMAIYQARYLKYLQGRGLADTANRKVWAFLGDGETDEPESLGAISLASREKLDNLVFVINCNLQRLDGPVRGNGKIIQELEGNFRGAGWNVIKVIWGGGWDPLIASDDGLLVRTMEETVDGEYQDFKSKNGAYVREKFFGKHAELKARVANMTDEQIWSLARGGHDPQKVYAAYHAAVNTTGKPTVILAKTVKGYGMGEAGEGQNITHQQKKMGETHLKEFRDRFGLPLTDAQLKEIPFLRFEEGSKELDYLRARRAALGGSLPQRRAKTSVQVKAPPLSALEAQTKGTEGREISTTMAFVRILNSLLRDKGIGQRIVPIVPDESRTFGMEGMFRQFGIFSQVGQLYRPQDADQLMFYKEDKRGQILQEGINEAGAMSSWIAAATSYSTSDQPTVPFYIYYSMFGFQRIGDLAWAAGDMRARGFLIGGTSGRTTLNGEGLQHEDGHSHILSATIPNCVSYDPTFSYEVAVIVQEGLRRMLEAQEDVFYYITTLNENYEHPALPEGAAEGILKGLYPLKSVEASDKKAPRVQLMGSGAILREVIAAADLLAQDWGVSSDVWSAPSFTELARDAVDAERWNLLHPTETPRRSHVETSLAGRQGPVIAATDYMRLYAEQIRAHVPGRYRVLGTDGFGRSDYRRRLRDFFEVDRRWVTVAALESLAKDGAIPAAKVAEAIAKYGIDPNKPNPAKV from the coding sequence ATGGAGCAGCTGCGCGACATCGACCCGATCGAGACCCGGGAGTGGCTCGATTCCCTCGAAGGCGTCATCGAGGTGGGCGGGCAGCTCCGCGCCACCTACCTGCTCGACGAGCTGATGCGGCGGGCGCGCCAGCGCGGCGCGCCGGTGCCCTACTCCGCCACCACGCCCTACCTGAACACCATCCCGACGGAGCTGGAGGCGAAGCACCCCGGCGACCGGGAGATCGAGCACCGCATCCGCTCCTACATCCGCTGGAACGCGCTCGCCATCGTGCTGCGCGCCAACAAGGAAAGCTCGGAGCTGGGCGGCCACATCGCCAGCTTCCAGTCCTCCGCCACGCTCTACGACGTGGGCTTCCAGCACTTCTGGCACGCGCCCTCGGCCAATCACGGCGGCGACCTGATCTATGCCCAGGGCCACATCTCGCCCGGCATCTATGCCCGCGCCTTCCTGGAAGGCCGGCTGTCCGAGGCGCAGCTCCTCAACTTCCGCCAGGAGACCGAGGGCAAGGGCATCAGCTCCTACCCGCACCCCTGGCTGATGCCGGATTTCTGGCAGTTCCCGACCGTCTCCATGGGCCTCGGCCCGCTGATGGCGATCTATCAGGCGCGCTACCTGAAGTATCTCCAGGGCCGCGGCCTGGCCGACACGGCGAACCGCAAGGTCTGGGCCTTCCTGGGCGACGGCGAGACGGACGAGCCGGAGAGCCTGGGCGCGATCTCGCTGGCCTCGCGCGAGAAGCTGGACAACCTCGTCTTCGTCATCAACTGCAACCTGCAGCGCCTCGACGGGCCGGTGCGCGGCAACGGCAAGATCATCCAGGAGCTGGAGGGCAACTTCCGCGGCGCCGGCTGGAACGTCATCAAGGTCATCTGGGGCGGCGGCTGGGATCCGCTGATCGCCTCCGATGACGGGCTGCTCGTCCGCACCATGGAGGAGACGGTCGACGGCGAGTACCAGGACTTCAAGTCGAAGAACGGCGCCTATGTCCGCGAGAAGTTCTTCGGCAAGCACGCCGAGCTGAAGGCGCGGGTCGCCAACATGACGGACGAGCAGATCTGGTCGCTCGCCCGTGGCGGCCACGACCCGCAGAAGGTCTACGCCGCCTACCACGCGGCGGTGAACACCACCGGCAAGCCCACGGTGATCCTGGCCAAGACGGTCAAGGGCTATGGCATGGGCGAGGCCGGCGAGGGGCAGAACATCACCCATCAGCAGAAGAAGATGGGCGAGACGCACCTCAAGGAGTTCCGCGACCGCTTCGGCCTGCCGCTGACCGACGCGCAGCTCAAGGAGATCCCCTTCCTGCGCTTCGAGGAGGGGTCGAAGGAGCTGGACTACCTGCGCGCCCGCCGCGCCGCGCTGGGCGGCTCGCTGCCGCAGCGCCGGGCGAAGACCTCGGTGCAGGTGAAGGCGCCGCCGCTCTCCGCGCTGGAGGCCCAGACCAAGGGCACCGAGGGGCGCGAGATCTCCACCACCATGGCCTTCGTGCGCATCCTCAACAGCCTGCTGCGCGACAAGGGCATCGGCCAGCGCATCGTGCCGATCGTCCCGGACGAGAGCCGCACCTTCGGCATGGAGGGGATGTTCCGCCAGTTCGGCATCTTCTCGCAGGTCGGGCAGCTCTACCGCCCGCAGGATGCCGACCAGCTCATGTTCTACAAGGAGGACAAGCGCGGCCAGATCCTCCAGGAGGGGATCAACGAGGCGGGCGCCATGTCCTCCTGGATCGCGGCGGCGACCTCCTACTCGACCTCCGACCAGCCGACAGTGCCGTTCTACATCTACTACTCGATGTTCGGCTTCCAGCGCATCGGCGACCTGGCCTGGGCGGCGGGCGACATGCGGGCGCGCGGCTTCCTGATCGGCGGCACCTCCGGCCGCACCACGCTGAACGGCGAGGGGCTGCAGCACGAGGACGGGCACAGCCACATCCTCTCCGCCACCATCCCCAACTGCGTCTCCTACGACCCGACCTTCTCCTACGAGGTCGCGGTGATCGTGCAGGAGGGCCTGCGGCGGATGCTGGAGGCGCAGGAGGACGTCTTCTACTACATCACCACGCTGAACGAGAACTACGAGCACCCGGCCCTGCCCGAGGGCGCAGCGGAGGGCATCCTCAAGGGGCTCTACCCGCTGAAGTCGGTGGAGGCGTCGGACAAGAAGGCGCCGCGGGTGCAGCTGATGGGCTCGGGCGCGATCCTGCGCGAGGTGATCGCGGCGGCCGACCTGCTGGCGCAGGACTGGGGCGTCTCCTCCGACGTCTGGAGCGCGCCGAGCTTCACCGAGTTGGCCCGCGACGCGGTGGATGCGGAGCGGTGGAACCTGCTCCACCCCACGGAGACGCCGCGCCGGAGCCATGTCGAGACCTCGCTCGCCGGCCGCCAGGGCCCGGTGATCGCGGCGACCGACTACATGCGCCTCTATGCGGAGCAGATCCGCGCCCATGTCCCCGGCCGCTACCGGGTGCTCGGCACGGATGGGTTCGGCCGCTCCGACTACCGCCGCCGGCTGCGCGACTTCTTCGAGGTCGACCGCCGCTGGGTGACGGTGGCCGCGCTGGAATCCCTGGCCAAGGACGGGGCGATCCCGGCCGCCAAGGTGGCCGAGGCGATCGCGAAGTACGGGATCGACCCGAACAAGCCGAATCCGGCGAAGGTCTGA
- a CDS encoding lysophospholipid acyltransferase family protein, translating into MKPARDLGLAPGERLRSQMREAGLGGALLQGVWRRLVRGYLRAAHSLCVEGRENLPASPPFVLVANHCSHLDALTLSAVLSGEAARRAHVLAAGDYFFGNAAASAFAAYAVNALPVWRKRTGRRDIATLRERLVQDRLVYILFPEGTRSRDGRMGPFQPGLGALVAGTAVPVVPCHLHGAHAAWPAGRGLPRPGPLRLVIGPALDARGLTNDRAGWEALARGCETAVRQLGEAG; encoded by the coding sequence ATGAAGCCCGCGCGCGACCTCGGCCTCGCGCCGGGCGAGCGGCTGCGCAGCCAGATGCGGGAGGCGGGGCTGGGCGGCGCGCTGCTGCAGGGCGTCTGGCGCCGGCTGGTGCGGGGCTACCTGCGCGCCGCCCATTCCCTGTGCGTCGAAGGGCGCGAGAACCTGCCGGCCTCGCCACCCTTCGTGCTGGTCGCCAACCATTGCAGCCACCTCGACGCGCTGACCCTCTCCGCCGTGCTGAGCGGCGAGGCGGCGCGGCGCGCGCATGTGCTGGCGGCGGGGGACTACTTCTTCGGCAACGCCGCCGCCTCGGCCTTCGCCGCCTATGCGGTCAACGCCCTGCCCGTCTGGCGCAAGCGCACGGGGCGGCGCGACATCGCGACGCTGCGCGAGCGGCTGGTGCAGGACAGGCTGGTCTACATCCTGTTCCCCGAGGGCACGCGCAGCCGGGACGGTCGGATGGGGCCCTTCCAGCCGGGGCTGGGCGCGCTGGTCGCGGGCACGGCGGTGCCGGTGGTGCCCTGCCACCTCCACGGCGCGCATGCCGCTTGGCCCGCGGGGCGCGGCCTGCCGCGGCCAGGGCCGCTGCGCCTGGTGATCGGGCCCGCCCTGGACGCGCGCGGCCTGACCAACGACCGCGCGGGATGGGAGGCCCTGGCACGGGGCTGCGAAACCGCCGTGCGCCAACTGGGCGAGGCCGGATAG
- a CDS encoding stimulus-sensing domain-containing protein: protein MPEGIAPQGLSPARLADPSVTPARAGRGSSWRVSPLLRRILLLNALPPFLLAASLLYLDQYQNGLLAAEVAGLRTQARIYANGVAEAAVRMRDDKPILDPEAARPLLRRLAEPSPNVQAKLFDINGLLVADSRVREGSGGSIVTEPLPPPDPPGAVRGLADWLVTSLLRWGGAPRAPNDVVVDLRPDAPSFDWQPEFGGQNGNERREELRLALEGGVNPYVRRTGDGRLLVSVAEPARRANQSVGIVLLTGEAREVDRRLVQIRGSVLGLFVLALAVTVGLSFYLARTLASPILALAQAARAMRQGKGRAGSVPAPLLARGDEIGTLARAFQEGATALWARVDSNERFAADVAHELRNPLTSVRSAIETLRRIENPEHRNRLLAIIAEDAVRMDRLIGDIADASRVDAELSRTATEPVDIAPILSALAELHAATRQGEDAPQLVLEAPAQGLVVRGVEGRLVQVLRNLLGNAVSFSPPGGTVTVRARPTGAMVEICVEDEGPGIPEAKLEHIFDRFYSERPLGERFGQHSGLGLSICRQIVEGLSGRIMAENRRDAAGHVAGARFVVRLPAS from the coding sequence ATGCCCGAGGGCATCGCGCCACAGGGCCTGTCGCCGGCCCGCCTCGCCGACCCGTCCGTCACCCCGGCCAGGGCGGGGCGAGGATCGTCCTGGCGCGTCTCGCCGCTGCTGCGGCGGATCCTGCTGCTGAACGCCCTGCCGCCCTTCCTGCTGGCGGCCTCGCTGCTCTACCTCGACCAGTACCAGAACGGGCTGCTTGCGGCCGAGGTCGCGGGGCTGCGGACCCAGGCGCGCATCTACGCCAACGGCGTGGCCGAGGCGGCCGTGCGCATGCGCGACGACAAGCCGATCCTGGACCCGGAGGCGGCGCGCCCGCTGCTGCGCCGCCTGGCCGAGCCGAGCCCCAACGTGCAGGCCAAGCTCTTCGACATCAACGGCTTGCTGGTGGCGGACAGCCGCGTGCGGGAAGGCTCGGGCGGCAGCATCGTGACCGAGCCGCTGCCGCCGCCCGACCCGCCCGGCGCGGTGCGCGGGCTGGCGGACTGGCTGGTGACCAGCCTGCTGCGCTGGGGGGGCGCGCCGCGGGCGCCGAACGACGTCGTGGTGGACCTGCGTCCCGATGCGCCGTCCTTCGACTGGCAGCCGGAGTTCGGCGGCCAGAACGGCAATGAGCGGCGCGAGGAGCTGCGCCTCGCCCTGGAGGGCGGGGTGAACCCCTATGTCCGCCGCACGGGCGACGGCCGGCTGCTGGTGTCGGTGGCGGAGCCGGCGCGGCGGGCCAACCAGTCCGTGGGCATCGTGCTGCTCACCGGCGAGGCGCGGGAGGTGGACCGCCGGCTGGTGCAGATCCGCGGCAGCGTGCTGGGCCTGTTCGTGCTGGCGCTGGCAGTGACGGTGGGCCTGTCCTTCTACCTCGCCCGCACCCTGGCCTCGCCGATCCTGGCCCTGGCCCAGGCCGCCCGGGCGATGCGCCAGGGCAAGGGCCGCGCCGGCTCGGTGCCCGCGCCGCTGCTGGCGCGCGGCGACGAGATCGGCACCCTGGCCCGTGCCTTCCAGGAGGGGGCGACGGCGCTCTGGGCGCGGGTGGACAGCAACGAGCGCTTCGCGGCGGATGTCGCGCACGAGCTGCGCAACCCGCTCACCTCCGTCCGCTCCGCCATCGAGACGCTGCGGCGGATCGAGAACCCGGAGCACCGCAACCGTCTGCTGGCCATCATCGCCGAGGATGCGGTGCGCATGGACCGGCTGATCGGCGACATCGCCGATGCCTCGCGCGTGGATGCGGAGCTGTCGCGCACCGCGACCGAGCCGGTGGACATCGCCCCGATCCTCTCCGCCCTGGCCGAGCTGCACGCGGCCACGCGGCAGGGCGAGGACGCGCCGCAGCTGGTGCTGGAGGCGCCGGCCCAGGGGCTGGTGGTGCGCGGCGTGGAGGGACGGCTGGTGCAGGTCCTGCGCAACCTGCTGGGCAATGCCGTCTCCTTCTCGCCGCCCGGCGGCACGGTGACGGTGCGGGCGCGGCCCACCGGGGCGATGGTGGAGATCTGCGTCGAGGACGAGGGCCCCGGCATCCCCGAGGCCAAGCTGGAGCACATCTTCGACCGCTTCTACAGCGAGCGGCCGCTGGGCGAGCGCTTCGGCCAGCATTCGGGCCTCGGCCTGTCCATCTGCCGCCAGATCGTCGAGGGGCTGTCGGGCCGCATCATGGCGGAGAACCGCCGCGACGCCGCGGGTCACGTGGCCGGGGCCCGCTTCGTCGTGCGCCTGCCCGCGAGCTGA
- a CDS encoding CDP-alcohol phosphatidyltransferase family protein, producing MRAPGDRRPIAARDLAVTGRVAAWLVRRRASADGISLAGMAAGVLAGLAFAGTAWAPEAARPLWLAGAVLVQLRLLANLLDGMVAVGRGIASPLGELFNEVPDRVSDTAVLWGLGVAAGAPALGLGAALAAMATAYVRAVGKAAGAPSDFRGPMAKQQRMALVTALGAWGALAPFSWQAAAALPAWALWLILLLSLATALRRLAGTARALRRA from the coding sequence ATGCGGGCGCCGGGCGACAGGCGCCCGATCGCGGCGCGGGATCTGGCGGTGACGGGGCGGGTGGCCGCCTGGCTGGTGCGGCGCCGGGCCTCGGCGGACGGAATCTCGCTCGCCGGCATGGCTGCGGGGGTGCTGGCGGGTCTCGCCTTCGCCGGCACCGCCTGGGCGCCGGAGGCGGCGCGGCCGCTCTGGCTGGCCGGTGCGGTGCTGGTGCAGTTGCGGCTGCTGGCCAACCTGCTGGACGGGATGGTGGCGGTCGGGCGCGGCATCGCCTCGCCGCTGGGGGAGCTGTTCAACGAGGTCCCGGACCGCGTCTCCGACACCGCCGTGCTCTGGGGACTGGGCGTGGCGGCGGGGGCGCCCGCGCTGGGGCTGGGGGCGGCGCTGGCCGCGATGGCGACCGCCTATGTCCGCGCCGTGGGCAAGGCGGCCGGGGCGCCGAGCGACTTCCGCGGCCCCATGGCCAAGCAGCAGCGCATGGCCCTCGTCACCGCGCTGGGTGCCTGGGGGGCCCTGGCGCCGTTCTCCTGGCAGGCGGCGGCCGCCCTGCCCGCCTGGGCGCTCTGGCTGATCCTGCTGCTGTCGCTCGCCACGGCCCTGCGCCGGCTGGCGGGCACGGCGCGCGCGCTGCGGCGGGCGTGA
- a CDS encoding DUF952 domain-containing protein, translating to MNEALIYTMVRGEDWRAAEAAGAYHGSADDRRDGFLHFSTAAQLRQSAAKHRAGEADLWLLAVPAASLGAALRWEPAAGGRRPGLFPHLYGALPVAAVEAAVPLPLGPDGLHQFPPGIP from the coding sequence ATGAACGAGGCCCTGATCTACACGATGGTCCGCGGCGAGGACTGGCGCGCCGCCGAGGCGGCCGGCGCCTACCACGGCTCCGCCGACGACCGGCGCGACGGCTTCCTGCACTTCTCCACCGCCGCCCAGTTGCGGCAGAGCGCCGCGAAGCACCGCGCGGGCGAGGCGGACCTGTGGCTGCTGGCGGTGCCGGCCGCCTCCCTGGGCGCGGCACTGCGCTGGGAGCCGGCGGCGGGCGGGCGGCGGCCCGGCCTCTTCCCGCATCTCTACGGCGCCCTGCCGGTCGCGGCGGTGGAGGCCGCGGTCCCCCTGCCGCTCGGCCCGGACGGGCTGCACCAATTTCCGCCCGGCATCCCCTGA
- a CDS encoding FecCD family ABC transporter permease, whose translation MSAATAAAGYRRLLLRRQALLALLAVLLVVALSCDVLTGPSRLPPGDLLAVVFSPSTATGPLRVIVWDVRLPYALMAVLVGASLALAGAEMQTVLNNPLASPFTLGVSSAASLGAALAIVLGRGVPWVPQDWLIPANAFVFAFGSMMLLHFMSRLRGAGVDSLVLFGIALVFAFNALVALLQFVATEQALQQLVFWSMGSLARATWPKIGVAALALAVCVPFLVRAAWKLTALRLGEDRARSFGVDAAALRRGALLRVSLLAGVSVAFVGTIGFVGLVGPHAARLMVGEDHRFFLPASALCGALLLSLSSIAAKLLVPGLLIPIGIVTALVGVPVFIALVFGRGRAA comes from the coding sequence TTGAGCGCCGCCACCGCCGCGGCGGGCTATCGCCGCCTGCTCCTGCGGCGCCAGGCGCTGCTGGCGCTGCTCGCCGTGCTGCTGGTCGTGGCGCTGTCCTGCGACGTGCTGACCGGGCCCTCCCGCCTGCCGCCGGGGGACCTGCTGGCGGTGGTCTTCTCGCCCTCCACCGCGACGGGGCCGCTGCGCGTCATCGTCTGGGACGTGCGCCTGCCCTATGCGCTGATGGCCGTCCTCGTCGGCGCCTCGCTGGCGCTGGCGGGGGCGGAGATGCAGACGGTGCTGAACAACCCGCTGGCCAGCCCTTTCACCCTCGGCGTCTCCTCCGCCGCCTCGCTGGGCGCGGCGCTGGCTATCGTGCTCGGGCGCGGCGTGCCCTGGGTGCCGCAGGACTGGCTGATCCCGGCCAATGCCTTCGTCTTCGCCTTCGGCTCGATGATGCTGCTGCACTTCATGAGCCGGCTGCGCGGGGCGGGGGTGGATTCCCTCGTGCTGTTCGGCATCGCCCTGGTCTTCGCCTTCAACGCGCTCGTCGCGCTGCTCCAGTTCGTCGCCACCGAGCAGGCGCTGCAGCAGCTCGTCTTCTGGTCCATGGGCAGCCTGGCGCGCGCCACCTGGCCCAAGATCGGCGTGGCCGCGCTGGCCCTGGCCGTCTGCGTCCCCTTCCTGGTGCGTGCCGCCTGGAAGCTGACGGCGCTGCGCCTGGGCGAGGACCGGGCGCGCTCCTTCGGCGTGGATGCCGCCGCCCTGCGCCGCGGCGCGCTGCTGCGCGTCAGCCTGCTCGCCGGCGTCTCCGTCGCCTTCGTCGGCACCATCGGCTTCGTCGGGCTGGTGGGCCCGCACGCCGCGCGGCTGATGGTGGGCGAGGACCACCGCTTCTTCCTGCCGGCCTCGGCGCTCTGCGGCGCGCTGCTGCTCTCGCTCTCCTCCATCGCGGCCAAGCTGCTCGTCCCCGGCCTGCTGATCCCGATCGGCATCGTCACCGCCCTGGTCGGCGTGCCCGTCTTCATCGCGCTGGTCTTCGGCCGGGGGCGCGCCGCGTGA
- a CDS encoding phosphatidate cytidylyltransferase — MLHRPTAPEGFARAFEHPVTQGIVAATAAVLLLAALAIGGLQLAGRLSPALRRELWLRLGAWMVLLPLMLGPVLAGRAWTIGAVTVLGLACLREFDRATGLFRERVLVAIVALGILLVNLAALDHWYGFFVALWPLTTAAIAIGTIPQDRPEGYVQRVALGVFAFMLFGAGLAHLGYMANDPGYRPLVLLLLTAVALNDVAAFTFGKLFGRRKLLPATSPNKTVAGALGALATTTTLVALVGARIFAGTPMANPALLVLLGLLVSIGGQCGDLMLSSIKRDLGIKDMGAAVPGHGGILDRFNSLLLVAPIAFHLIGYLVGFGLDQPTRVLTGGS, encoded by the coding sequence ATGCTGCACCGTCCGACCGCCCCCGAGGGCTTCGCCCGCGCCTTCGAGCATCCGGTGACGCAGGGCATCGTCGCCGCCACCGCCGCCGTGCTGCTGCTCGCGGCCCTGGCGATCGGCGGACTGCAGCTCGCGGGCCGGCTGTCGCCCGCGCTGCGGCGGGAGCTGTGGCTGCGGCTCGGCGCCTGGATGGTGCTGCTGCCGCTGATGCTGGGGCCGGTGCTGGCTGGGCGCGCCTGGACCATCGGCGCGGTCACGGTCCTCGGCCTCGCCTGCCTGCGCGAGTTCGACCGCGCCACGGGGCTGTTCCGCGAGCGCGTGCTGGTGGCGATCGTCGCGCTGGGCATCCTGCTGGTGAACCTCGCCGCGCTGGACCACTGGTACGGCTTCTTCGTCGCGCTCTGGCCGCTGACCACGGCGGCCATCGCCATCGGCACCATCCCGCAGGACCGGCCGGAGGGCTACGTGCAGCGCGTGGCGCTGGGCGTCTTCGCCTTCATGCTGTTCGGCGCGGGGCTCGCGCATCTCGGCTACATGGCCAACGATCCCGGCTACCGTCCTCTGGTGCTGCTGCTGCTGACCGCCGTCGCGCTGAACGACGTGGCTGCCTTCACCTTCGGCAAGCTGTTCGGACGCCGCAAGCTGCTGCCCGCCACCAGCCCGAACAAGACCGTCGCGGGCGCGCTGGGGGCGCTGGCGACGACGACCACGCTGGTCGCCTTGGTGGGCGCGCGCATCTTCGCCGGAACGCCGATGGCGAACCCGGCCTTGCTGGTGCTGCTGGGCCTGCTGGTCAGCATCGGGGGACAGTGCGGCGACCTGATGCTGTCCTCGATCAAGCGCGACCTGGGCATCAAGGACATGGGGGCCGCGGTGCCCGGCCATGGCGGCATCCTGGACCGCTTCAACAGCCTGCTGCTGGTGGCACCCATCGCCTTCCACCTGATCGGCTACCTCGTCGGCTTCGGGCTGGACCAGCCGACGCGCGTGCTGACCGGGGGGTCGTGA